A window from Oreochromis aureus strain Israel breed Guangdong linkage group 16, ZZ_aureus, whole genome shotgun sequence encodes these proteins:
- the LOC116329307 gene encoding CD209 antigen-like protein E isoform X1, with protein sequence MEEIYVNPANKTSIKKHTGPWRRKRSIYLVVILSLGLLAGLLTRAFCWSNELSSMTEERDLLKANLTEMTNELERLQSLFNQKKTCPAGWSKFSCSCYLLSESSDSWHSARKHCTDQGADLVVIDSPKEQDFIVSITQYNTWIGLSDIEQEGTWKWVDGTPLTLQYWASGQPDNKLSKENCAMIRYNGTSWNDGECEAIHQWVCEKLL encoded by the exons ATGGAGGAAATTTATGTCAACCCTGCAAACAAGACTtctattaaaaaacacacag gtcCATGGAGACGCAAGAGAAGCATTTATTTAGTTGTTATTCTCTCGTTGGGCCTGCTGGCTGGACTTCTCACTCGTGCTTTCTGCT GGAGTAACGAACTTTCTTCTATGACTGAGGAGAGAGACCTGCTGAAGGCCAACCTCACTGAAATGACCAACGAGCTGGAGAGGCTGCAGAGTTTGTTCAACCAGA AGAAAACATGTCCTGCAGGATGGAGCAAGTTCAGTTGTAGCTGTTATCTCCTGTCTGAAAGCTCTGACTCCTGGCATTCAGCTAGAAAACACTGCACAGACCAAGGAGCAGATTTGGTGGTCATAGATAGCCCTAAAGAACAG GACTTCATCGTTTCAATTACCCAGTATAACACTTGGATTGGTTTAAGTGACATAGAACAAGAGGGAACGTGGAAATGGGTAGACGGAACGCCTCTGACTCTGCA ATACTGGGCATCTGGCCAGCCTGACAACAAGTTGTCTAAAGAGAACTGTGCTATGATCAGATATAATGGAACTTCCTGGAATGATGGTGAATGTGAAGCTATTCACCAGTGGGTCTGTGAAAAACTACTGTAG